In Listeria cossartiae subsp. cossartiae, one genomic interval encodes:
- the ispF gene encoding 2-C-methyl-D-erythritol 2,4-cyclodiphosphate synthase yields the protein MIRIGQGYDVHKLAYNRELIIGGIKIPYEKGLLGHSDADVLLHAITDAIIGAIGAGDIGHFFPDTDMAFKDADSAELLTEIWRKVEADGFHLGNLDATIIAEKPKMAPHVELMKQRIAELLHANPTQVNVKATTTEKLGFTGREEGIASLAVVLLEK from the coding sequence ATGATTAGAATTGGTCAAGGTTATGATGTACATAAACTTGCCTATAACCGAGAGCTGATTATCGGCGGGATTAAAATTCCTTATGAAAAAGGTTTGCTGGGCCACAGCGATGCAGATGTGCTACTTCATGCTATAACTGATGCTATTATCGGGGCGATTGGGGCAGGAGACATTGGCCATTTTTTCCCAGACACAGATATGGCTTTTAAAGATGCGGACTCAGCGGAGTTACTTACTGAAATTTGGCGGAAGGTAGAGGCGGATGGTTTTCATCTTGGGAATTTAGACGCTACTATCATTGCTGAAAAGCCTAAAATGGCGCCGCATGTAGAGTTAATGAAGCAGAGAATTGCGGAGTTGCTACATGCGAATCCGACTCAAGTGAATGTAAAAGCAACGACAACAGAGAAATTAGGATTTACTGGTAGAGAAGAGGGAATCGCAAGTCTAGCGGTTGTCTTACTTGAAAAATAA